GGATGCTGGTATTCAAATGATTCGTCCAGTTTCTGGAATCGCGATGGGATTGATTACTGACGGAGAACGTTTTGCTGTGTTATCTGATATCTTAGGTGATGAAGATCATTTAGGAGATATGGATTTCAAAGTAACTGGAACTTCGGAAGGAATTACAGCTTGTCAAATGGACATCAAAATTGACGGTTTGAAATACGAAATCATGGAGCAAGCCTTGGCTCAAGCTCGTGATGGACGTTTGCATATCTTAGGTAAAATTTTGGAAACATTGGATAAACCAAATAACGATGTTAAAGTTCATGCTCCAAAAATTATCATGCGTACAATTCCTGGCAACTTCATTGGTGCCTTGATTGGACCTGGTGGAAAAGTAATCCAAGAATTACAAAAAGCTACAGGTTGTACTATCGTAATTAATGAAGTAGACGAACAAGGTGTAGTGGAAATCTTAGGAACTGATCCTGATGGAATCGCAGCAGTATTGGCTAAAATTGATTCGATCATTTTCAAACCAGAAGTGGGAGAAGCTTACGAAGTGAAAGTAATTAAAATGTTGGATTTTGGTGCTGTAGTAGAATACACAGCGGCTCCAGGAAACGAAGTTTTATTACACGTATCTGAATTGGCTTGGGAACGTACTGAAAATGTTTCTGATGTAGTCAATATGGGTGATGTATTTGAAGTGAAATACCTTGGTCTTGACCCTAAAACTAGAAAAGAAAAAGTGTCAAGAAAAGCACTTTTACCTAGACCTCCACGTGAGGAGAAAAAAGAGTAATCCAATCTTAGTTTACTAAAGGTTTATTGATAGAAAAAACCCGTTTCAAAATTTTGGAACGGGTTTTTTCGTTTCTATCAAAATTAATTCATTGTTTTTGTAACTTTTATACAATAGCTCACGTATAAGCTTTGTACACTTAAAAAATTGAGGAGACAAAAACATGAGACAACTTAAAATTACCAAGCAGGTTACCAATCGTGAAACCGCTTCATTAGACAAATATTTACAAGAAATTGGAAAAGTTGACCTTATTACTGCTGACGAAGAAGTAGAATTAGCTCAGAAGATCAAAGCCGGAGACCAACGTGCTTTAGAGAAATTGACCAAAGCCAATTTACGTTTCGTTGTTTCGGTGGCTAAACAATACCAAAATCAAGGATTAACACTTCCCGATTTGATTAATGAAGGAAATTTAGGTTTGATCAAAGCAGCACAACGTTTTGATGAAACGCGTGGTTTCAAATTCATCTCGTATGCTGTTTGGTGGATTCGTCAGTCAATCCTTCAAGCTTTGGCTGAACAATCTCGTATCGTTCGTTTGCCTTTGAACAAAATTGGTTCTATCAATAAAATTAATAAAATGTACGCCTTATTAGAGCAATCTAACGAGCGTCCGCCATCTGCAGAGGAAATTGCTAAAGAATTAGACATGACCGTTAATGACGTAAAAGAGTCGATGAAAAATTCGGGTCGTCACTTATCTATGGATGCGCCTTTAGTAGAAGGAGAAGATTCTAACTTGTACGATGTATTGCGTTCAGGAGAGTCTCCGAATCCAGACCGCGAATTGATTCACGAATCATTGCGTACAGAAATCGAGCGTTCTTTAGAAACCCTAACTCCAAGAGAAGCAGACGTTGTGCGTTTGTACTTTGGATTAGGCGATCAACACCCAATGACTTTGGAAGAAATTGGAGAAACTTTCGACTTAACTCGTGAGCGCGTTCGTCAAATTAAAGAAAAAGCGATTCGCCGATTGAAACATACTTCAAGAAGTAAAATTTTAAAAACATATTTAGGGTAAACCTACCAAAACTCCGGCTTCATTCCGGAGTTTTTTAATTACAATTACAAATGAAAAATACACTTATCGCCCCATCCGTTTTAGCCGCTGATTTTGCCAACTTACAACGTGACATCGAAATGATTAATGCTAGTGAAGCCGACTGGTTTCATATTGATATCATGGACGGTGTTTTTGTTCCCAATATTTCGTTTGGAATGCCTGTTTTAGAAGCCATTTCAAAACATGCTAAGAAAACAATAGACGTTCATTTAATGATCGTAGATCCGGATCGCTATATTACCACCTTCGCTGATTTAGGTGCCAATGTATTAACCGTGCACTACGAAGCGTGTACACATGTACACAGAACACTACAAGCCATTAAAGCAGCCGGAATGAAAGCCGGTGTGGCTTTGAATCCGCATACCAATGTGGCTTTGTTAGAAGATGTAATTAATGACATTGATTTGGTTTGTATCATGAGTGTGAATCCAGGTTTTGGTGGACAATCGTTCATTGAAAATACCTATGAAAAAGTACGCCAACTAAAAGCCTTAATTACCAAAAAAGGAGCTGCTACTCAAATTGAAATTGATGGTGGTGTAACCAATAAAAACGCCAAACAATTAGCCGAAGCAGGTGCTGATGTTTTAGTTGCAGGAAGTTTTGTTTTTAAAGCAGCAGATCCTATTGCAACTGTAGCCGATTTGAAAAAAATAACTACTTTTTAAGTTCAATAAACCATAAATCAAGAAGGGCTTAATACTCTTTTAAGTCCTTTTTTTATAAGAATTACTATTTTTGTTTCAAACGAAAAGACATGAGAGATTTACTTACTGCCAGTTACGGTTTTGTTTTTGAAGACCTGCTTATCGATGAAATAATATCGGTGGCCCACCTAGTAGAATTTAAAGAAGGGGATATTTTAATTGACTTTGGCGATTATATTAAAAAAATGCCTTTGTTAATTGAAGGCGCCATTAAAATTCTACGAGAAGACTTTGACGAAGGCGAAATGTTACTTTATTTTATTGAAAAAGGAGATACTTGCGCCATGACCATGGCCTGTTGTATTGGCGAAGCCAAAAGTGAAATCAGAGCAGTAGCCGAAACTGACGGTAAAATTATCATGATCCCAGTTACTAAAATGGAAGAATGGTTAGGCAAATACAAAAGCTGGAGAAACTATGTTTTCAATAACTACAACAACCGTTTAAAAGAAATGCTAAATGCGATTGACTCTTTGGCTTTCATGAATATGGAAGAACGATTGTTGAATTACCTATTCGAAAAATGTAAAATCAATCATTCTCGTGAAATATTTAGTACGCATAAAGAAATTGCGTACGACCTGCATTCGTCAAGAGAAGTTATCTCAAGACTGTTGAAAGCTTTAGAAATCAAAGGCCGAATCAAATTGAATCGGGCTTCTGTAGAAGTTTTAGTGTAGTGTAACAAATATCACTCATTAGATTGCGTTTATAAACGAAATTTGGATTCCAAACAAATACATACTCATATGAACAATTTTTGGAATGAACGCTATGCCGAAAAGGTATTTGCATACGGAATTGAACCCAATCAATTTTATAAAGAACAATTAGCTAATCTCCCAAAAGGCAAAATTCTTTTTGCCGCTGAAGGCGAAGGTAGAAATGCCGTTTATGCTGCACAGCAGGGATTTGAAGTTTCAGCATTTGACAGTAGCATAGAAGGAAAAAATAAGGCTGAGGCTTTAGCGGAAGAAAAAAATGTTGCGATTAGTTATACAGTTTCAGGATTAGAAGATGTTGATTTTCCAGAAAATTATTTTGATGTAATTGTTTTGGTGTATGCTCATTTTCCCTACGAAATCAGAAAAAAATACCATCAAAAACTAGTTTCCTTTTTAAAACCAAATGGTAATATTATTTTTGAAGCTTTTGGTAAAGAACAACTCAATTATACCTCAGGTGGTCCAAAACAATTGGAAATGTTATTCTCTGAAGACGAAATAAAATCAGAATTCCAGAACATTGATTTTTCGTATTTGAAAACCGAAGAAACTATTTTAGACGAAGGACCTTATCACCAAGGCAAAGCTAATGTAGTACGTTTTATTGGTCAAAAAAAATAAACCTATATTTCAATTTACTTATGGACAAAATTATTTTTGGCGTAATTCTACTTCATTTAGTAGTTGGATTTGGGTGGTTATTCTATAAATTAGAAATTCAAAAAAAGAAGAAAAAATAATCTATCTTCCCCTATCTAATTACAATTTAATTTACTGTTGCTTTGTGACTTATGTTACGCTTTGTTTTGTATTATAACCCTAGCTTTGGTTAAATACTAAATAACATGGCAAAAATAGTAATACTTGGAGCCGGAATTGCTGGACATACAGCTGCCACTCACTTAAGACGAAAATTATCCGGAGAACATGAAGTTATCGTCATATCTCCCAACAGAAACTACCAATGGGTTCCCTCCAATATTTGGGTAGGTATTGGCAGAATGAAATCGAAAGAAGTTCATTTTCCTTTAATCCCATTATACAAAAAACACAATATTGGTTACATACAGGCCAAAGCTGTTAGTTTTCATCCTGAAGGAAATGCGGTTGAAAAAAAGCCGTATGTGAAAATTGAATTTCTTTATGGCGAAAAAGCGGGAACCGTTGAAAATGTATCTTATGATTATTTAATCAATGCAACAGGTCCAAAACTAGCATTCGATTTAACACCTGGACTCAATCCAGGAACCAACAAAGCTTTTTCTGTTTGCACTTATGATCATGCCGATCATGCTTGGCAGGGATTACATGATTTAATTCAGAAATTAAAAAAAACAAACCCGTCTGAAAAAGCCAAAATTCTAATTGGAACAGGACATCCAAAAGCTACTTGTCAAGGTGCTGCTTTTGAATACATTTTGAATGTTGAACAAGAACTTCACCGACATAAAGTAAGAGATAAAGTGGATATTACCTGGATCTCTAACGAATACAAATTGGGTGATTTTGGAATGGACGGTATGCTAATGAGTGTTGGTGGAAAACCAATGCCTTCAGACGAATTAGTGGAAATGGTTTTTGAAGACCGTGGCATCCAATGGATATTAGGTGCAGGAGTCAATAAAGTGGAAGATGGTATTGCACATTACGAAAATTTAGAGGGCGAATACAAATCTGAAAACTTTGATTTCGCAATGCTTATCCCAGCTTTTTCTGGGCATGGTTTCAATGCTTTTGACAAAAATGATGCCGACATAACCGATAAACTTTTCAAAGGCTTTATGCTTGTTGATGCAGATTACACCCCAAAACCTTACGAAGAATGGACCGTTCAAGATTGGCCTGAAACCTATCAAAATCCAAGTTTTCGCAACATATTTGCACCTGGAATCGCTTTTGCTCCGCCCCATACCATTTCTAAACCTAGAAAAAGTAAAAACGGAACAGAGATATTTCCGGCGCCACCTAGAACAGGTATGCCATCGGGTATAACAGCTAAATTAGTAGCCGATAATATTATTGACAGTATCAAATCTGGAAAAGAAAGCTTACATCATAAAGGCTCTATGGGAAATATGGGTGCCGCTTGTATCGCCTCCTCAGGTTATGGAATCTTGAAAGGAAAAGGCATTAGTATTACCACTTACCCTATTGTACCTGATTATATCAAATATCCAAATTCTGGTGGTCGTGATTTAAACAAAACTTTTGGAGCGTTAGGATTAGCTGGACATTGGGTAAAACTTAGTTTGCATTATGCTTTTATTTACAAAGCTAAAATGAAACCCTTTTGGTGGTTAATCCCAGAATAAAAAAAACAATTCTATCATTAACAATAACAATAGCCATGGCAAAAAAAATAACCCGCTTTCAGAAATTTGTAATGCACAATCCTTTTCTACAGTTTTTTATGTTTCTGTTTTTAAATGTAAAAATATTATATGTGGTCGCCCTTGGTCACGGGGGAACAAGAGAAAAATAATTTCATTTTAGAGAATAAAAAACCAGAACAGATGTTCTGGTTTTTTTGTCTTTACAAAGTTTAAAATAAATTAGTCTTTTACCCCTAATTTGGATAAAATATCTTCCATCAAACACCATTTGGTAATGGAAGATTGCAATAAGTTCGCTCCCACAAAGGCTGTAAACCACAACCAGTTTTGATCTA
This sequence is a window from Flavobacterium ammoniigenes. Protein-coding genes within it:
- a CDS encoding Crp/Fnr family transcriptional regulator; amino-acid sequence: MRDLLTASYGFVFEDLLIDEIISVAHLVEFKEGDILIDFGDYIKKMPLLIEGAIKILREDFDEGEMLLYFIEKGDTCAMTMACCIGEAKSEIRAVAETDGKIIMIPVTKMEEWLGKYKSWRNYVFNNYNNRLKEMLNAIDSLAFMNMEERLLNYLFEKCKINHSREIFSTHKEIAYDLHSSREVISRLLKALEIKGRIKLNRASVEVLV
- a CDS encoding sigma-70 family RNA polymerase sigma factor, which encodes MRQLKITKQVTNRETASLDKYLQEIGKVDLITADEEVELAQKIKAGDQRALEKLTKANLRFVVSVAKQYQNQGLTLPDLINEGNLGLIKAAQRFDETRGFKFISYAVWWIRQSILQALAEQSRIVRLPLNKIGSINKINKMYALLEQSNERPPSAEEIAKELDMTVNDVKESMKNSGRHLSMDAPLVEGEDSNLYDVLRSGESPNPDRELIHESLRTEIERSLETLTPREADVVRLYFGLGDQHPMTLEEIGETFDLTRERVRQIKEKAIRRLKHTSRSKILKTYLG
- a CDS encoding class I SAM-dependent methyltransferase, whose amino-acid sequence is MNNFWNERYAEKVFAYGIEPNQFYKEQLANLPKGKILFAAEGEGRNAVYAAQQGFEVSAFDSSIEGKNKAEALAEEKNVAISYTVSGLEDVDFPENYFDVIVLVYAHFPYEIRKKYHQKLVSFLKPNGNIIFEAFGKEQLNYTSGGPKQLEMLFSEDEIKSEFQNIDFSYLKTEETILDEGPYHQGKANVVRFIGQKK
- a CDS encoding NAD(P)/FAD-dependent oxidoreductase; translation: MAKIVILGAGIAGHTAATHLRRKLSGEHEVIVISPNRNYQWVPSNIWVGIGRMKSKEVHFPLIPLYKKHNIGYIQAKAVSFHPEGNAVEKKPYVKIEFLYGEKAGTVENVSYDYLINATGPKLAFDLTPGLNPGTNKAFSVCTYDHADHAWQGLHDLIQKLKKTNPSEKAKILIGTGHPKATCQGAAFEYILNVEQELHRHKVRDKVDITWISNEYKLGDFGMDGMLMSVGGKPMPSDELVEMVFEDRGIQWILGAGVNKVEDGIAHYENLEGEYKSENFDFAMLIPAFSGHGFNAFDKNDADITDKLFKGFMLVDADYTPKPYEEWTVQDWPETYQNPSFRNIFAPGIAFAPPHTISKPRKSKNGTEIFPAPPRTGMPSGITAKLVADNIIDSIKSGKESLHHKGSMGNMGAACIASSGYGILKGKGISITTYPIVPDYIKYPNSGGRDLNKTFGALGLAGHWVKLSLHYAFIYKAKMKPFWWLIPE
- the rpe gene encoding ribulose-phosphate 3-epimerase — encoded protein: MKNTLIAPSVLAADFANLQRDIEMINASEADWFHIDIMDGVFVPNISFGMPVLEAISKHAKKTIDVHLMIVDPDRYITTFADLGANVLTVHYEACTHVHRTLQAIKAAGMKAGVALNPHTNVALLEDVINDIDLVCIMSVNPGFGGQSFIENTYEKVRQLKALITKKGAATQIEIDGGVTNKNAKQLAEAGADVLVAGSFVFKAADPIATVADLKKITTF
- a CDS encoding YgaP family membrane protein codes for the protein MKNTIIRAIAGSFVLLSVVLSIYVDQNWLWFTAFVGANLLQSSITKWCLMEDILSKLGVKD